The genomic window CACGACCACTTCACCGGTGATTCGCGGCGTCTGGATTTCGGAACGGCTGCTGGGCGAGTCGATCCCGCCACCGCCCGAAAGCGTGCCGGCGATCGAACCCGATGTGCGCGGCGCCAACACGATTCGCGAACTGTTGGAAAAACATCGTTCGGACACTTCCTGCGCCAGTTGCCATGTAAAAATTGATCCGCCCGGCTTCGCGCTGGAGAACTTTGATCCGGCGGGCAGCTGGCGAACGCATTACTTCCGTCGCGGCAACAAACAGGGTGCTAAAATCGATCCCAGTTATCAGTGGCCCGATGGAGCGTCGTTTGCCGATATTACGGAGTTCCGTCAGCGTGTGTTGGCGGACCCCGAAAAGATTGCCGCCAACGTCGCCGAGAAAATGGTCGTGTACGGAACCGGTGGCGAGGTCTCGTTCGCCGACCGCGAAGCGATCGAGGCGATGGTCCGTTCGACGCGGAAATCCGACTACGGCTTCCGCTCGATCTTAAACGCGGTCGTGACCAGCGATTTGTTTTTAACAAAGTAGCATGGGCCCCCGGCCCGTGTAGAAAAAACAGCACACGGGCCAGGGGCCCATGCTACCTACATAACCCCTTAAACCGGAAAACGGTCTCCGATGTCTTTCTTCGCATCCAAACAATTAGATCGACGAACCGTGTTGCGTGGTGCCGGCGTGTCGATGGCGGTGCCCTGGCTGTCGGCGATGCAGCGAGCCTGCGCGGCACCGGCATCTCATGGTGATGACCAACCGCCGCGACGGTTTGTGTCGTTGACTCTGGGACTGGGCCTGTTGGGCGACAAATTAAATCCGGCGGAGCCCGGTCGCGATTACAAACCCTCGCCGTATTTAAAAGCCTTGGAAGATATCCGCGATGCGTACACGGTGATCTCGGGAACCTCGCATCCGGGCGTGACCGGCGGGCATCGCGCCGAAGCCAGTTTGTTGACGGCCAATCCGGCAGGCAGTTCCGGCAACGCCAAAAATTCGATCTCGCTGGATCAGTTGATGGCCAAACACTTGGGCGATCAGACGCGGTTTCCCTCGTTGGTGCTGAGCAGTTCCGGCAGCAACAGTCCCTCGTATACCGAAACCGGGGCGATGATTCCGGCACAAAGTTCGCCTTCGAAATTGTTCACGCAACTGTTTATCGACGATCCCAAAAGCGAACAACGCCAGCAGGTTCAACGCGTTCGCCACGGCCGCAGCATTATGGATCTGGTTTCCGAAGACGCGCGGCGACTGAACGGTCAATTGGGCGCCGGCGATCGACAACGTTTGGATCAGTACTTCAGCAGTGTCCGCGACCTGGAACGACGACTGGCCGAATCCGAAGCTTGGGCCCAACGGCCCAAACCCAAAGTCGATCAGCGGAAGCCGATCGATATCGGCAACTCCAACGACTTCATCGGTCGTCAGAAACTGATGAGCGATATGATTCGGCTGGCGTTGCAAACCGATTCCACCCGGTTCATCAGTTACCACCTGGGCGGCAGTGGCGGAGTGTTGCCGATCGCCGGGGTCGACGAAGGTTATCACTCGCTGAGCCATCACGGCAGGAACGAGGACAAAATCGAGCAGTTGATGTTGATCGAAACCGAAATCGTGGCCACCTGGGGACAATTCCTTCGCGACTTGGCGGCCACCGAAGAACACGGTGACAATCTGTTAAGCCGCACGTCGGTGTTGTTGACCAGCAATCTGGGTAACGCATC from Roseimaritima ulvae includes these protein-coding regions:
- a CDS encoding DUF1552 domain-containing protein; this translates as MSFFASKQLDRRTVLRGAGVSMAVPWLSAMQRACAAPASHGDDQPPRRFVSLTLGLGLLGDKLNPAEPGRDYKPSPYLKALEDIRDAYTVISGTSHPGVTGGHRAEASLLTANPAGSSGNAKNSISLDQLMAKHLGDQTRFPSLVLSSSGSNSPSYTETGAMIPAQSSPSKLFTQLFIDDPKSEQRQQVQRVRHGRSIMDLVSEDARRLNGQLGAGDRQRLDQYFSSVRDLERRLAESEAWAQRPKPKVDQRKPIDIGNSNDFIGRQKLMSDMIRLALQTDSTRFISYHLGGSGGVLPIAGVDEGYHSLSHHGRNEDKIEQLMLIETEIVATWGQFLRDLAATEEHGDNLLSRTSVLLTSNLGNASSHDNRNMPVLLAGGGFRHGQHLAFDQKNNYPLPNLFVSLLQRVGLPTDQFASGTSTMTGLEMV